The Lycium barbarum isolate Lr01 chromosome 10, ASM1917538v2, whole genome shotgun sequence genome includes a region encoding these proteins:
- the LOC132613404 gene encoding UPF0481 protein At3g47200-like yields the protein MEEYKLLYLQRFLGRKSEIDVETWITLLGNFEDEALKCYDGLGNHNSRRFLEMLLLDGCFVVEFIRECCHIEPRDANDQIINAEWMMNQVCRDMLLLENQLPFFILTKLHDMTNHKHPTENFFYMVKSTFSDLFPKKMTYRSEIEDEKFDHLLHVVHRLCSPSKKKIPTTNGSKQSDQCCKISFCGNTLQISKDIPSFSFWESFQIPSVTELHQAGVSFSKLGNLEEDSTTLFDIKFNRGLMEAPCFVATNTFEIFMRNLIAYEQHSSKIFPKYFSHYALLMTQLINSRKDVSLLREKEIILNGLGSDEEVASIFNKLAIGVHLVPSDFSYAEECSNMIQHCKIPWNQMKANLRHNYFNSPWVGASTVAAIILLILTVVQTVLAFIGEVKK from the coding sequence ATGGAAGAGTACAAGTTGCTGTACCTTCAAAGGTTTCTCGGGCGTAAATCGGAGATTGATGTGGAAACTTGGATTACATTGTTGGGGAACTTCGAGGATGAAGCATTAAAGTGTTATGATGGCCTTGGCAATCATAATTCACGCCGATTTTTAGAAATGTTGTTACTTGATGGTTGTTTTGTGGTTGAGTTTATTCGAGAGTGTTGTCACATAGAGCCAAGAGATGCCAACGACCAAATTATCAACGCAGAATGGATGATGAACCAAGTATGTCGAGACATGTTGTTATTAGAGAACCAACTCCCTTTCTTCATCTTAACAAAGCTTCATGACATGACTAATCATAAGCATCCTACTGAAAACTTCTTCTATATGGTGAAATCCACCTTTTCTGATCTTTTCCCAAAAAAGATGACATATAGATCGGAAATTGAGGATGAAAAGTTCGACCACTTACTTCATGTCGTTCACAGGCTTTGTAGCCCATCAAAGAAGAAAATCCCAACCACAAATGGTAGCAAACAAAGTGATCAATGTTGCAAGATCAGTTTTTGCGGGAATACTTTGCAAATATCAAAAGATATCCCCAGCTTTAGTTTTTGGGAATCCTTCCAAATTCCAAGTGTAACAGAGCTTCATCAAGCTGGTGTTAGCTTTTCAAAGTTAGGGAATCTAGAAGAAGACAGTACAACCTTATTCGATATCAAGTTCAATAGAGGATTGATGGAGGCTCCTTGTTTTGTAGCCACCAATACATTTGAGATCTTCATGAGAAATTTGATAGCCTATGAGCAACACTCGTCTAAAATATTTCCTAAATATTTTTCCCATTACGCGCTTCTAATGACTCAACTTATTAACTCAAGAAAAGATGTGAGCTTGCTTCGTGAGAAGGAAATCATACTTAACGGGCTAGGAAGCGACGAAGAAGTGGCTAGCATCTTCAACAAACTCGCAATAGGAGTCCATCTGGTTCCTTCTGACTTCTCTTACGCTGAAGAATGCAGCAACATGATTCAACATTGTAAAATACCATGGAATCAAATGAAGGCAAATTTGAGGCACAATTATTTTAATAGTCCTTGGGTAGGAGCTTCAACTGTGGCAGCCATCATACTTCTCATACTCACAGTTGTGCAGACTGTTTTAGCTTTTATCGGTGAAGTTAAGAAGTAG